Proteins found in one Chrysemys picta bellii isolate R12L10 unplaced genomic scaffold, ASM1138683v2 scaf1, whole genome shotgun sequence genomic segment:
- the LOC135977480 gene encoding pregnancy zone protein-like, with product MSLKLPENVVQGSARAYFSVLGDILGTAMQNLQQLLQMPFGCGEQNMVLFAPNIYVLDYLNKRGQLSEETKSKAIGYLVSGEKGRGFCFFTCSLPRLCWELFVSALLR from the exons ATGTCCCTGAAGCTCCCAGAGAACGTGGTGCAGGGCTCGGCCAGAGCCTATTTCTCAGTGCTGG GCGATATCCTGGGCACAGCCATGCAGaacctgcagcagctcctccagatgCCCTTCGGCTGCGGGGAGCAGAACATGGTCCTGTTTGCCCCCAACATCTACGTCCTGGACTATCTGAATAAGAGGGGGCAGCTGAGCGAGGAGACCAAATCCAAGGCCATCGGATACTTAGTCAGCGGTGAGAAGGGACGGGGCTTTTGTTTCTTCACTTGCTCCCTTCCAAGGTTGTGCTGGGAGCTTTTTGTGTCTGCCTTGCTCAGATAA